One part of the Quercus lobata isolate SW786 chromosome 7, ValleyOak3.0 Primary Assembly, whole genome shotgun sequence genome encodes these proteins:
- the LOC115952942 gene encoding alcohol dehydrogenase class-P-like, whose amino-acid sequence MSSTAGQVIKCKAAVAWEAGKPLVIEEVEVAPPQENEVRLKILFTALCHSDVYFWEAKGQKPLFPRIFGHEAGGIVESVGEGVTELKPGDHVLPIFTGECKECRHCKSAESNLCETLRFDNDRGHMLADGKTRFSKNGQPIYHFLGTSTFSEYTVSHAGCVAKINPEAPLDKVCVLSCGVSTGMGATLNVAKPQKGQTVAVFGLGAVGLAACEGARIAGASRIIGVDLNPARFDRAKNFGVTEFVNPKDHDKPVQEVIAEMTDGGVDRAVECTGSYQAMISAFECVHDGWGLAVLVGVPSKDDAFKTHPLNFLNERTVKGTIFGNYRPRTDIPARVEKYMNKELELDKFITHSVPFSEINKAFDYMLKGESLRCVIRMGA is encoded by the exons ATGTCAAGCACAGCCGGTCAGGTCATTAAGTGCAAAG CCGCGGTGGCATGGGAGGCTGGAAAACCATTAGTGATTGAAGAAGTGGAGGTGGCACCACCTCAGGAAAATGAAGTCCGCTTAAAGATTCTCTTCACTGCACTTTGCCACTCTGATGTTTACTTTTGGGAAGCCAAG GGGCAGAAGCCGCTGTTTCCTCGCATATTTGGTCATGAAGCTGGAGG AATTGTGGAGAGTGTAGGTGAGGGTGTGACTGAGCTCAAACCAGGAGACCATGTTCTCCCTATCTTCACAGGAGAATGTAAGGAATGCCGCCACTGTAAGTCAGCGGAGAGCAACTTGTGTGAAACTCTTCGGTTCGATAATGACAGAGGTCATATGCTCGCTGATGGCAAGACAAGATTCTCCAAAAATGGACAGCCCATTTACCACTTTCTTGGCACCTCCACATTTAGCGAATACACTGTTTCTCATGCTGGCTGCGTTGCCAAGATCAACCCTGAAGCCCCACTTGACAAAGTTTGTGTGCTTAGTTGTGGAGTATCCACAG GCATGGGTGCCACTTTGAATGTTGCAAAACCCCAAAAGGGTCAAACTGTAGCCGTCTTTGGATTGGGTGCTGTTGGCCTTGCT GCTTGTGAAGGCGCAAGGATAGCTGGGGCTTCAAGAATCATTGGTGTTGATCTGAACCCTGCTCGTTTCGATAGGG CCAAAAATTTTGGTGTTACTGAGTTTGTGAATCCAAAAGATCATGACAAGCCAGTTCAAGAG GTGATTGCTGAGATGACTGATGGAGGAGTGGATCGGGCTGTTGAATGTACTGGAAGCTACCAGGCCATGATCTCAGCATTTGAATGTGTTCATGAT GGTTGGGGTCTTGCAGTACTTGTTGGAGTGCCAAGTAAAGATGACGCATTCAAGACTCAtcctcttaattttttgaatgagagGACAGTTAAGGGTACCATTTTTGGCAATTACAGGCCTCGCACTGATATTCCTGCTCGGGTGGAAAAGTACATGAACAAG GAATTGGAACTGGATAAATTTATCACTCACTCAGTCCCTTTCTCGGAGATCAACAAAGCGTTTGATTACATGTTAAAAGGGGAGTCTCTCCGATGTGTTATCCGCATGGGAGCTTAA
- the LOC115951793 gene encoding histone-lysine N-methyltransferase ATXR4-like, which produces MSITAGQVIKCKAAVAWEAGKPLVIEEVEVAPPQENEVRLQILFTALCHSDVYFWEAKGQKPLFPRIFGHEAGGYAAADSLDILQPATLSPLMISEMVEELGLLRSSFTKANITDKQIAFLTKTWYTNVLARIRINAFRVELARESYQDLLALAAASVDAEAGVGNAVYMLPSFYNHDCDPNAHILCIQNAEARLKALHDVEEGEELRICYIDASMGHDARQTLLSKGFGFQCNCLRCLSRD; this is translated from the exons ATGTCAATCACAGCCGGTCAGGTCATTAAGTGCAAAG CCGCGGTGGCATGGGAGGCTGGAAAACCATTAGTGATTGAAGAAGTGGAGGTGGCACCACCTCAGGAAAATGAAGTCCGCTTACAGATTCTCTTCACTGCACTTTGCCACTCTGATGTTTACTTTTGGGAAGCCAAG GGGCAGAAGCCGCTGTTTCCTCGCATATTTGGTCATGAAGCTGGAGGGTATGCAGCTGCCGACAGTCTTGACATACTTCAACCTGCTACTTTATCTCCTTTAATGATCTCAGAG ATGGTGGAGGAGCTTGGCTTATTAAGGAGTTCCTTCACAAAGGCTAATATCACAGATAAACAGATAGCTT TTCTAACCAAGACATGGTACACTAATGTTCTGGCACGTATTCGTATTAATGCATTTCGTGTTGAATTGGCTAGGGAATCGTATCAAGATCTTCTTGCATTGGCAGCTGCCTCTGTAGATGCTGAAGCTGGTGTTGGAAATGCAGTTTATATGCTTCCATCGTTCTATAATCATGACTGTG ATCCCAATGCACACATATTATGTATACAGAATGCAGAGGCCAGATTGAAGGCACTTCATGATGTTGAGGAAG GAGAAGAGCTCCGGATCTGCTATATTGATGCAAGTATGGGTCATGATGCTCGGCAAACTCTCCTGTCAAAGGGGTTTGGTTTTCAATGCAATTGCCTTAGGTGTTTGTCCCGTGATTAA